Proteins from one Mus pahari chromosome 10, PAHARI_EIJ_v1.1, whole genome shotgun sequence genomic window:
- the Klhl31 gene encoding kelch-like protein 31: protein MAPKKKTIKKNKAEINEMTIIVEDSPLNKLNALNGLLEGSNSLSCVSSELTDTSYGPNLLEGLSKMRQESFLCDLVIGTKTKSFDVHKSVMASCSEYFYNILKNDPSTKRVDLNDIAPLGLATVIAYAYTGKLTLSLYTIGSIISAAVYLQIHTLVKMCSDFLIREISVENCMYVVNIAETYCLKNAKATAQKFIRDNFIEFAESEQFMKLTFEQINELLIDDDLQLPSELVAFQIAMKWLEFDQKRVKHAADLLSNIRFGTISAQDLVNYVQTVPRMMQDADCHKLLVDAMNYHLLPYHQNALQSRRTRLRGGCRVLITVGGRPGLTEKSLSRDILYRDPENGWSKLTEMPAKSFNQCVAVMDGFLYVAGGEDQNDARNQAKHAVSNFCRYDPRFNTWIHLGSMNQKRTHFSLSVFNGLLYAVGGRNSEGSLASLECYVPSTNQWQPKAPLEVARCCHASAVADGRVIVTGGYIGSAYSRSVCAYDPALDSWQELPQLSTPRGWHCAVALGDRVYVMGGSQLGPRGERVDVLTVESFSPAARQWSFVAPLPVGVSTAGVSALHGRAYLLGGWNEGEKKYKKCIQCFNPELNEWTEDDELPEATVGVSCCTLAMPNSVSRESRASSVSSVPVSI from the exons ATGGCACCCAAAAAGAAGACTATCAAGAAGAACAAAGCAGAGATCAACGAGATGACGATCATCGTAGAAGACAGCCCCCTAAACAAGCTGAATGCTCTCAATGGGCTTCTGGAAGGAAGCAACAGCCTTAGCTGTGTTTCTTCCGAACTAACAGACACTTCTTATGGCCCCAACCTCCTCGAAGGTTTAAGTAAAATGCGACAAGAGAGCTTTCTATGTGACTTAGTCATCGGTACCAAAACCAAGTCCTTTGATGTCCATAAATCGGTGATGGCTTCATGCAGCGAGTACTTTTATAACATCCTTAAAAATGACCCATCAACGAAAAGAGTAGACCTCAATGATATCGCCCCTTTAGGGCTAGCCACAGTGATCGCGTATGCTTACACGGGAAAGCTGACCCTTTCTTTATACACAATAGGAAGCatcatttctgctgctgtgtaCCTCCAGATCCACACTCTTGTAAAGATGTGCAGCGATTTTCTGATCCGAGAGATCAGTGTGGAGAACTGCATGTACGTGGTCAACATTGCTGAGACATACTGCTTAAAAAACGCAAAAGCAACAGCCCAGAAATTCATCCGGGATAACTTCATCGAATTTGCAGAATCCGAACAATTTATGAAGCTTACGTTTGAACAGATTAATGAGCTTCTCATAGATGACGACTTACAATTGCCTTCTGAGCTCGTCGCATTCCAGATTGCAATGAAATGGTTAGAATTCGACCAAAAGAGAGTGAAGCATGCGGCAGATCTTCTAAGCAACATTCGCTTTGGTACCATCTCTGCCCAAGACCTGGTCAATTATGTTCAAACTGTACCGAGAATGATGCAAGACGCTGATTGTCATAAACTGCTTGTGGACGCTATGAACTACCACTTACTACCCTATCATCAGAACGCACTGCAATCTAGGCGAACAAGACTTAGAGGCGGCTGCCGAGTTCTGATCACTGTTGGGGGACGCCCTGGCCTGACTGAGAAGTCCCTTAGTAGAGACATTTTATATAGAGACCCTGAAAATGGATGGAGCAAGCTTACAGAAATGCCAGCCAAGAGTTTTAATCAGTGTGTGGCCGTGATGGATGGATTCCTTTATGTAGCAGGTGGTGAGGACCAGAATGATGCAAGAAACCAAGCCAAGCACGCAGTCAGCAATTTCTGCAG GTACGATCCCCGCTTCAACACCTGGATTCACCTGGGCAGCATGAACCAGAAGCGCACGCACTTCAGCCTGAGCGTGTTCAATGGGCTGCTGTACGCGGTGGGCGGCCGTAACTCCGAGGGCAGCCTGGCTTCGCTGGAGTGCTACGTGCCCTCCACCAACCAGTGGCAGCCCAAAGCGCCGCTCGAGGTGGCGCGCTGCTGCCACGCCAGCGCCGTGGCCGACGGCCGCGTGATCGTGACCGGCGGCTACATCGGCAGCGCGTACTCGCGCTCCGTGTGCGCCTACGACCCCGCGCTCGACTCGTGGCAGGAGCTGCCTCAGTTGAGCACGCCCCGAGGCTGGCACTGCGCGGTGGCGCTGGGCGACAGGGTGTACGTGATGGGGGGCAGCCAGCTGGGCCCGCGCGGGGAGCGCGTGGACGTGCTCACGGTGGAGAGCTTCAGTCCCGCGGCGCGCCAGTGGAGCTTCGTGGCGCCGCTGCCCGTGGGCGTGAGCACAGCGGGTGTCTCGGCGCTGCACGGGAGAGCCTACCTGCTGGGCGGCTGGAACGAGGGCGAGAAGAAGTACAAGAAATGCATCCAGTGCTTCAACCCGGAGCTCAACGAGTGGACGGAGGACGACGAGCTGCCTGAGGCTACCGTGGGCGTGTCCTGCTGCACGCTGGCCATGCCCAACAGCGTGTCCCGCGAGTCACGGGCCAGCTCGGTGTCCTCCGTGCCGGTCAGTATCTGA